The Microbacterium oleivorans genome contains the following window.
CTTATGCCCGCAAGGGCAGTCCTGTACCCGTGTCCCCGTATGAAGCGTTCGGGTGACCGCCGATCCGGAGTGATCCCTATGAGCAAGCGCACGTTCCAGCCCAACAACCGCCGCCGCGCCAAGAAGCACGGCTTCCGCGCCCGCATGCGCACCCGCGCCGGTCGTGCCATCCTGTCGGCACGCCGCGGCAAGGGCCGCACCGAGCTGTCGGCCTGACGCAGCCTCTCTGTGCTGGCGCGCGGAAACCGGATCACGCGCGGGGCGGATTACAAGGCCGTCGTCCGCGGGGGTGCTCGGTGTGCCGGATCGCACACCGTGACCTACGTGGTGTCGAGCGGATCTCGGCGCTCCCCGCGTTTCGGTTTCATCGTCAGCAAGCAAGTCGGATCAGCCGTCGTGCGCAATACAGTGCGCCGACGGCTGAAGGCCGTTTGTGCGCAGGTTCTGCCCGAGGTGCGCGAGGGCGCCGACATCGTCATCCGTGCCCTGCCCTCGGCGGCCGGGTCGGACTTCGCTCAACTGCGAGAAGAGGTGACGCGGTGCCTGCGACGACGAGCATCGGCATGAGCTGGTCGACGTTGCCGGCCGCCTCCATCGGTGACGGTCGTCTCGCGGCGTCGTCGCTGCTCCGATCCGTGCCCCTCGCACCGCGCAACGCCGGGATAGCGGTGCTTCATGCATATCGCTCGGTGGTGTCTCCGCTCTACGGCGATGTCTGCAAGTACTACCCGAGCTGTTCCGCCTACGCCGTGGGCGCGGTTCAGCAGCACGGGCTCGTGAAGGGCTCGGCTCTCGCCGCCGCCCGCCTCGCACGATGCCACCCGTGGGCAGCGGGAGGCGTCGACGACGTTCCCGCCCACCGGACCTTCCGCCACACCCTGACCAGGCACGGCTTCGTCGTGCCGCCGAGAAAGGACTGATCCGTGCTGGATCTCTTCCTCGCCACGCCGACTCCCGTCGTGCCGACCCCGACGACTCCTCCTCCCGGCGGTGCTGACTTCTTCAGCACGATCATGTGGCCGTTCAAGTTCCTCGTCGAGGCCATCCTGGTGTTCTGGCACTGGGTCCTGACCGCTGTCGGGATGCCCGCTGCCGCCGGCGCGACCTGGGTCATGTCGATCATCGGCCTGGTCATCGTCGTGCGCTCCGCGCTGATCCCGCTCTTCGTGCGGCAGATCAAGAGCCAGCGCAAGATGATGGAGCTCGCGCCCGACATGCGCAAGATCCAGGAGAAGTACCGCGGGAAGCGCGATCAACTCTCCCGCGAGGCGATGAGCCGCGAGACGATGGCGCTGTACAAGAAGCACGGCACGACGCCGGTCTCGAGTTGCCTGCCGCTCCTCGTGCAGATGCCGATCCTGCTGGGCATGTTCTACACCTTGAGCGACGTCAAGAAGCACGCCGAGTGGGGCGTGGGTGGCGTCGGTCTGCTCAACGTGGATCTCACCAAGCAGTTCTACGACGCGCAGCTGTTCGACGTCGCGCCGCTCCACACGAACATGATCGAGGCCATCAACCTCGGGCAGACGGCGACGGTGACGATCCTCGTCATCCTCGTCGTCCTGATGATCGCGTCGCAGTTCATCACCCAGCTGCAGATCATCTCGAAGAACCTGTCGCCCGAGGCCAAGACCGGCCAGGCGTACCAGATGCAGAAGATCATGCTCTACGTGCTCCCGCTGGCCTTCATCTTCTCGGGTGTGTTCTTCCCCCTCGGTGTCGTCATGTACTGGTTCACGTCGAACATCTGGACCATGGCGCAGCAGTTCATCGTCATCCGCAACCTGCCCACGCCGGGTTCGGAGGCGGCGAAGGCGCGCGAGGAGCGTCTCGCACGCAAGGGCAAGGCCCTCGACGCGAAGGGCCGCGTGATCTCGATGGAGAAGTACGAGGCCGAGCAGCAGCGACTCCTCGAAGAAGCAGAGCGTGCGCGCGCAGCGCAGCCCAAGCGTCAGCAGCCGATGAACAAGCAGCGTGCCAAGAAGCAGTCGCAGAAGGACGGGCCGCAGGCCTGACCCCGCGTTCATCCGCCGGCACCCGACCCAGATCACCGGGAGGAACCCCATGAGCAACCCCACCGAGTCCCCGTCCGTCGAGCGCTCCGAAGCGACCGTGGAAGAGCTCGAACGCGAGGGCGACATCGCCGCGGACTATCTCGAGGGTCTGCTGGACATCGCTGACATCGACGGGGATCTGAACCTGGATGTCCGTGCCGGACGCGCGTATGTTTCGGTCGAGGCCGAGGATGCTGCGTCGTTGCGCGTGCTGGCGGATCCCGACGTCGTGCAGGCGGTGCAGGAGCTGACGCGTATCGCCGTCCAGACGAAGACCGGACGGTTCTCGCGGCTCATCCTCGATATCGGTGGTTCGCGGGATGCGCGCCGGGTCGAGCTCGAACGCCTGGTCGACCGTGCCGTCGAGCGCCTCAACGAGGGCGCATCACAGGCCTCGCTCCCGGCGATGTCGAGCTATGAGCGCAAGCTCGTGCACGACATCGCTGCCGAGCGCGGCGTGGTTTCGGAGTCGTACGGCGAAGGTGCCGACCGCCACACCGTTATCCGTCATGGCTGATGTTTCACGTGAAACATCTGTGATCGAGCCCGAGCCGACATCGGCCGTCGAGGCGGCCTTCGGACCGCGAGCGGAACTCGCACGCCGGTACACCGCGGCGCTGGCCGAGCACGGTGAGGAGCGCGGTCTGATCGGGCCGCTGGAACTCCCCCGTCTGTGGTCGCGACACGTGCTCAACTGCGCTGCCGCGGCTCCCCTGTTCGCAGGCCGCGTCGGTGACGTGGGCTCCGGTGCGGGTCTGCCAGGCATCGTCCTGGCGATCGCGCGTCCGGACGTGGAGTGGGTTCTGATCGAGACGATGGAGCGCCGTGTCGCCTGGCTGTCGGAACAGGTGGCCGTCCTCGGTCTGGACAATGTCGAGATCGTGCGCACGCGCGCCGAGGAATGGAACCGGGGCGCGTCGCTCGATGCCGTGACCGCGCGCGCCGTCAGCGCCCTGCGCACACTCATCCCCCTCACGGCACCGCTCGTTCACGACGGGGGTGAACTCATCCTGTTGAAGGGTGCGAACGCCGAGGCGGAGATCGCGGCCGCGGAGAAAGCCATTCGTCGCTTCCGACTGTCCGAGGTCCGGGTCGAGACGGTTGGGACGGATCTTCTGGTCGAGCCCACACGAGTCATCCGCGCGACCGTGCGGTGATGTTTCACGTGAAACATCACCCCGGATCAGATCCCGATGTTTCACGTGAAACACCGAGACGTTGCCGTTTCACGTGAAACCATGTCGAACGGCATCCCTAGAGTGAATACCGAGAACGAGGAGTTGATCGCATGGCGGAGTCCGATTCGGGACGAGGGTCACTGACGTTCGACTCGCCCCTGGCACGCGAGCTCGCCGATCTGTCATCACGTCGACGTGCTCTCGATTCCGTCTCACTGGAGTTCACGGGGGACCCTCGGGTCATCACGGTCTCGAACCAGAAGGGTGGTGTCGGCAAGACCACCACCACGGTGAACCTCGCGGCGTCGCTGGCATCGCTCGGTGCTCGCGTGCTGGTCATCGATCTGGATCCGCAGGGAAATGCGTCCACGGCGCTCGGCGTGCCGCACACCGCGGACGTTCCGAGCGTCTATGACGTGTTGATCGACCAGTTCCCCCTGTCCGACATCGTTCAGACCAGCCCGGAGTCGCCCCGCCTGTTCTGTGCGCCCAGCACGATCCACCTCGCGGGTGCTGAGATCGAGCTGGTGTCTCAGGTAGCGCGCGAGCACCGCTTACGGACTGCGATCGATGACTATCTGTCGTCATCGGAGGATCGGGTCGATTTCGTCCTGATCGACTGCCCGCCGTCTCTGGGATTGCTCACGATCAACGCCTTCACAGCCGCGAACGAGCTGCTGATCCCCATTCAGTGCGAGTACTACGCGCTCGAGGGTCTCAGTCAGCTGCTCGGGAGCGTGTCGATGATCCAGAAGCACCTCAACGCGCGGCTGCACCTGTCGACGATCCTGCTGACGATGTACGACGGACGCACGCGGCTGGCTCAGCAGGTGGCGGAAGAGGTCCGCCAGCACTTTCCGAACGAGGTTCTGCGCACGGTGATCCCGCGTTCGGTCCGAGTATCCGAGGCGCCGAGCTTCGGGCAGACCGTGATCGCTTACGATGGTCAGTCGGCCGGCGCGGTGGCATATCGCGAGGCGGCCGTCGAGATCGCGCAGCGCGCGTCTGCGGCGGCACATGAGAAAAAGGGAGATGCCTGATGGCGAAGCGCACCGGACTGGGTCGAGGAATCGGCGCACTGATCCCCACGTCGGAGCAGTCCGAGTCCCGTCCCGTCGACGTGTTCTTCCCCGGAGCGAAGTCATCCGGCGCGTTGGTTGCCGACAGGCCCGAAGGGATCGCACCGACCGCGGATGCCGAGCCCGTTCCCGACCTCGTCGCGGTGCCCGGGACCATGCTCATCCAGGTCGACCCGAACGACATCGTTCCGAACCCGCGCCAGCCGCGCACTCACTTCGACTCTGACGATCTTGCTGAGCTGGTGCACAGCGTGCGCGAGTTCGGTGTGCTCCAGCCGGTCGTCGTGCGGACCAACGAGGACGGCAAGTACGAGCTGATCATGGGGGAGCGGCGTACGCGTGCCGCTCGCGAGGCAGGTCTCACCGCCATCCCCGCGGTGTTGCGCGACACCTCGGATGAGAACCTCCTGCGGGATGCGCTGCTCGAGAATCTGCACCGCTCGCAGCTCAACCCGCTCGAAGAGGCATCCGCCTACCAGCAGCTTCTCGAGGACTTCGGCATCACGCAGGAGGAGCTCGCCACGCGCATCGGCCGATCGCGCCCGCAGATCAGCAACACGATCCGGCTGCTCCGGCTCCCGGTGCCGGTACAGCAGCGCGTCGCGGCGGGTGTGCTCAGCGCCGGTCACGCGCGCGCGATCCTGTCGGTCGATGGGGCGGACGGGATGCAGCGCCTTGCCGACAAGATCGTCAACGAGGACCTCTCGGTGCGCGCCGCGGAGGCAGCCGCCAAGAACGTCGAGACCGCCGGCTCTCGACGTCCGGCGCCCAAGGCAGGCGGAGTGCGCGCCCATCTCGACGAGGTCGCGGGTCGTCTCGGCGACCGCCTAGACACCAAGGTGAAGATCTCCCTCGGGGCACGAAAAGGCCAGATCGTGGTGGATTTCGCGACAATCCAGGACCTCAACCGCATCCTCGCCGAACTGGGCGAGGACGCGTACGGAGCTCGCTGAGCCGGGTGTCAGCGGGGCGGCGTAGGCTTGATGAGTGAGCGACGAGAAGACCCCGAGACGCGCGAGTGTCGAGCTCCTTCGCGCGGAAGCGTCGGACGAGCTCTCGGTCCTCGTCGAGGAGCGACTGCGCAGCGGCGAGGACCCCTGGGAGTTCATGGAGGATCTGCCGACGGTCGATGAGCTCGTCGTCCTGATGCTGCGGGCCGAGAACATCGAGGCGTACGGCGGGGGTCGGCCGAGCGCGGCCCGCAATTACCGGGTCCTCCGGCAGATCGCGATGGATCATCCCGAGCTCACCCGCGCGGTGTGGCGGCTTCTCGGCAGCGAACCTCACCGGCGTTGGGACGCGGCGACGCGGGCCGACGCGTCCTGAGGCGTCGCAGAACGAGAAAGCCCCGGGCGCAAGTGCTTCCGACCGGGGCTTCGTGACGCGGGACGTCAGCCGATGTAGGTGGCGAGGTCCTGCTCGAGGGCGAACTTCGGCTTGGCGCCGATGATCGTCTTCTCGACCTCACCCTTGTTGAAGACCTTCATCGCCGGGATGGAGGTGATCTGGTACTGCATGGCGAGGTTCGGGTTCTCGTCGACGTTGAGCTTGAGCACCGTGATCTTGTCGGGGTGCTCGCCGGCGATCTCGTCGAGGATGGGGCTGACCATCCGACACGGACCGCACCACGCGGCCCAGAAGTCGACGAGGACGGGTCCGTCGGCGTCGAGGACGTCCTGCTGCCAGGTGCTTTCGGTCGTGGCCTTGGCGGTCATGTGTGATCTCCTTCGAAAGGGTGTCGCCTACGTCAACGATGCAGGCCGGTGAAATGTTCCGTTACGCGTTCTCGGTCTCGGCGACCAGGGCCTCGAGACCCTCGTCGGGGCGGCCTCG
Protein-coding sequences here:
- the rpmH gene encoding 50S ribosomal protein L34, which encodes MSKRTFQPNNRRRAKKHGFRARMRTRAGRAILSARRGKGRTELSA
- the rnpA gene encoding ribonuclease P protein component, translating into MLARGNRITRGADYKAVVRGGARCAGSHTVTYVVSSGSRRSPRFGFIVSKQVGSAVVRNTVRRRLKAVCAQVLPEVREGADIVIRALPSAAGSDFAQLREEVTRCLRRRASA
- the yidD gene encoding membrane protein insertion efficiency factor YidD — encoded protein: MSWSTLPAASIGDGRLAASSLLRSVPLAPRNAGIAVLHAYRSVVSPLYGDVCKYYPSCSAYAVGAVQQHGLVKGSALAAARLARCHPWAAGGVDDVPAHRTFRHTLTRHGFVVPPRKD
- the yidC gene encoding membrane protein insertase YidC; its protein translation is MDLFLATPTPVVPTPTTPPPGGADFFSTIMWPFKFLVEAILVFWHWVLTAVGMPAAAGATWVMSIIGLVIVVRSALIPLFVRQIKSQRKMMELAPDMRKIQEKYRGKRDQLSREAMSRETMALYKKHGTTPVSSCLPLLVQMPILLGMFYTLSDVKKHAEWGVGGVGLLNVDLTKQFYDAQLFDVAPLHTNMIEAINLGQTATVTILVILVVLMIASQFITQLQIISKNLSPEAKTGQAYQMQKIMLYVLPLAFIFSGVFFPLGVVMYWFTSNIWTMAQQFIVIRNLPTPGSEAAKAREERLARKGKALDAKGRVISMEKYEAEQQRLLEEAERARAAQPKRQQPMNKQRAKKQSQKDGPQA
- a CDS encoding Jag family protein codes for the protein MSNPTESPSVERSEATVEELEREGDIAADYLEGLLDIADIDGDLNLDVRAGRAYVSVEAEDAASLRVLADPDVVQAVQELTRIAVQTKTGRFSRLILDIGGSRDARRVELERLVDRAVERLNEGASQASLPAMSSYERKLVHDIAAERGVVSESYGEGADRHTVIRHG
- the rsmG gene encoding 16S rRNA (guanine(527)-N(7))-methyltransferase RsmG; this encodes MADVSRETSVIEPEPTSAVEAAFGPRAELARRYTAALAEHGEERGLIGPLELPRLWSRHVLNCAAAAPLFAGRVGDVGSGAGLPGIVLAIARPDVEWVLIETMERRVAWLSEQVAVLGLDNVEIVRTRAEEWNRGASLDAVTARAVSALRTLIPLTAPLVHDGGELILLKGANAEAEIAAAEKAIRRFRLSEVRVETVGTDLLVEPTRVIRATVR
- a CDS encoding ParA family protein; protein product: MAESDSGRGSLTFDSPLARELADLSSRRRALDSVSLEFTGDPRVITVSNQKGGVGKTTTTVNLAASLASLGARVLVIDLDPQGNASTALGVPHTADVPSVYDVLIDQFPLSDIVQTSPESPRLFCAPSTIHLAGAEIELVSQVAREHRLRTAIDDYLSSSEDRVDFVLIDCPPSLGLLTINAFTAANELLIPIQCEYYALEGLSQLLGSVSMIQKHLNARLHLSTILLTMYDGRTRLAQQVAEEVRQHFPNEVLRTVIPRSVRVSEAPSFGQTVIAYDGQSAGAVAYREAAVEIAQRASAAAHEKKGDA
- a CDS encoding ParB/RepB/Spo0J family partition protein; translation: MAKRTGLGRGIGALIPTSEQSESRPVDVFFPGAKSSGALVADRPEGIAPTADAEPVPDLVAVPGTMLIQVDPNDIVPNPRQPRTHFDSDDLAELVHSVREFGVLQPVVVRTNEDGKYELIMGERRTRAAREAGLTAIPAVLRDTSDENLLRDALLENLHRSQLNPLEEASAYQQLLEDFGITQEELATRIGRSRPQISNTIRLLRLPVPVQQRVAAGVLSAGHARAILSVDGADGMQRLADKIVNEDLSVRAAEAAAKNVETAGSRRPAPKAGGVRAHLDEVAGRLGDRLDTKVKISLGARKGQIVVDFATIQDLNRILAELGEDAYGAR
- a CDS encoding tryptophan synthase subunit alpha; translated protein: MSDEKTPRRASVELLRAEASDELSVLVEERLRSGEDPWEFMEDLPTVDELVVLMLRAENIEAYGGGRPSAARNYRVLRQIAMDHPELTRAVWRLLGSEPHRRWDAATRADAS
- the trxA gene encoding thioredoxin, translating into MTAKATTESTWQQDVLDADGPVLVDFWAAWCGPCRMVSPILDEIAGEHPDKITVLKLNVDENPNLAMQYQITSIPAMKVFNKGEVEKTIIGAKPKFALEQDLATYIG